The genomic DNA TCCGGCTCGCCCTTGAGGTCGCTGATCATATGGATCGTCGCCTCGGACAGCCCCGGCTCGGCTTTGTACGCGTACTTCACGTCGTCGTCGTGAAAGCCGTACTTGTAAGATCCCAGATCGAGACCGATTTCCTTTTTTTCAATTGTATCGGTGTTTGGCATGTTTCACCTCTATCGAACAGCCGGACGCTTTAGCATCCGGCACTTGTATTTCAAACCGCGCTTCCGGCGGCGATTTCAGCCTTTATCCCGTCATAACCATGCGTCTCTATTTCGAGCGCCAGCTCCGGCCCGCCGCTGCGGACGATGCGGCCTTCCATCATCACATGCACGAAGTGCGGTGTGATGTAGTTCAGGATTCGCTGGTAGTGCGTGATTATCACGACGGACATGCCAGGAGTTTCCTGGAATATCCTGTTTATGCCGTTCGAAACGATCTTGAGCGCGTCCACGTCCAGTCCGCTGTCGGTTTCGTCCATAATCGCCAGCTCCGGAGAAAGCACCGCCATCTGGAGAATCTCGGTGCGCTTCTTTTCTCCGCCGCTGAATCCGTCGTTCAAATATCGGTTTGCGAAGCTCTCGTCCAGCTCCAGCATCTTGAGCTTGTCTTTGAGCAAACCGTAAAACTTAAGCGCGGATATTTCGCTTTCCAGCCTTGCATTCAGGGCAGTCCTGAGGAAGCTCTGAATTGTCACGCCCGGAATCTCGCTCGGATACTGAAACGCCATAAAAATCCCGGCGCGCGAGCGCTCATCTACTTCCATTTCGAAAAGGTCGGAGCCTTTGTAAAGAACTTCGCCCGATGTAACCTCGTAGGCCGGATCGCCCGCAAGGA from bacterium includes the following:
- the sufC gene encoding Fe-S cluster assembly ATPase SufC is translated as MLEIRNLCAGVNGAEILRGVNLSVMPGEIHAIMGPNGSGKSTLAKILAGDPAYEVTSGEVLYKGSDLFEMEVDERSRAGIFMAFQYPSEIPGVTIQSFLRTALNARLESEISALKFYGLLKDKLKMLELDESFANRYLNDGFSGGEKKRTEILQMAVLSPELAIMDETDSGLDVDALKIVSNGINRIFQETPGMSVVIITHYQRILNYITPHFVHVMMEGRIVRSGGPELALEIETHGYDGIKAEIAAGSAV